Proteins co-encoded in one Bremerella sp. TYQ1 genomic window:
- a CDS encoding radical SAM/SPASM domain-containing protein, with the protein MYLRLAKRALLETDKRLVAKFLWLMGFKGLRSVQKHKARLKRGEFFPPFLYVSVINSCNLRCQGCWVDVSAKQSKLDLDAMDRMLGEAKAMGNAFFGILGGEPFMHADILEIFRRHQDAYFQVFTNGHFITDEVAKELRKLGNVTPLISIEGTEIISDVRRGRGGVYSKSMEGIHNCVNNKLLTGVCTSLCQSNFDDLLREEWIDRLIEMGVFYCWYHGYRVVGPVPNPDLALTPEQQLAVRKFVVEMRVKKPIAIIDAYHDADGNALCPAATGFTHHISPYGDIEPCPVIQFAKESIHDERPLRQVFNESAYLRDFRELAAKNTRGCIILERPDLLADFARGHEAKDTTVRHEAYQELDALKSNPSQYNPGNEIPEKSWVYWLLKKYAFHDYGAYSQHFDVSNWQPTLPQQATSNGSAPDNLVQLEADSPTKA; encoded by the coding sequence ATGTATCTTCGCCTGGCCAAACGCGCCCTGTTGGAAACCGACAAACGTCTCGTAGCCAAGTTTTTGTGGCTGATGGGATTCAAGGGTCTGCGCAGCGTTCAGAAGCATAAAGCTCGACTCAAACGAGGCGAGTTTTTTCCACCGTTTTTGTATGTCTCGGTGATCAACAGCTGCAACTTGCGCTGCCAAGGATGCTGGGTCGATGTCTCGGCGAAGCAGTCGAAGCTGGATCTCGACGCGATGGATCGAATGCTCGGCGAAGCCAAAGCGATGGGGAACGCGTTCTTTGGAATTCTGGGCGGCGAGCCATTCATGCACGCCGACATTCTGGAGATCTTTCGTCGCCATCAAGATGCATACTTTCAGGTCTTCACCAACGGGCATTTCATCACGGATGAAGTTGCCAAAGAGCTTCGCAAGCTGGGCAACGTCACCCCGTTGATCAGCATTGAAGGAACCGAGATTATCAGTGACGTCCGCCGCGGCCGTGGCGGCGTGTACAGCAAATCGATGGAAGGCATTCACAACTGTGTGAATAACAAATTGCTGACCGGCGTTTGTACCAGTTTGTGCCAATCGAATTTCGACGACTTGTTGCGGGAAGAGTGGATTGATCGCCTGATCGAGATGGGTGTGTTTTACTGCTGGTATCACGGATACCGTGTTGTCGGACCGGTCCCGAATCCTGACTTGGCTCTTACCCCCGAACAACAACTGGCGGTACGAAAGTTCGTAGTCGAGATGCGGGTAAAAAAACCGATCGCGATTATCGATGCCTATCACGATGCCGACGGTAACGCGTTGTGCCCGGCAGCAACCGGATTCACGCATCACATCAGTCCCTATGGCGATATCGAACCATGCCCGGTGATTCAGTTTGCCAAGGAGTCGATCCACGACGAACGTCCCTTGCGTCAGGTATTTAACGAGTCAGCCTATCTGCGAGACTTCCGCGAACTGGCGGCGAAGAATACTCGCGGCTGTATCATCCTCGAGCGTCCCGACTTGCTCGCCGATTTCGCTCGTGGCCATGAAGCGAAAGATACAACCGTGCGTCATGAAGCGTATCAAGAGTTGGATGCGTTAAAGTCGAATCCGTCGCAGTATAACCCCGGCAACGAGATCCCTGAGAAAAGCTGGGTTTACTGGCTACTAAAGAAGTATGCGTTTCACGACTACGGAGCATACTCGCAGCACTTCGACGTCAGCAATTGGCAACCAACATTGCCGCAGCAAGCGACCAGCAACGGATCGGCGCCTGATAATCTGGTTCAACTGGAAGCTGATTCGCCAACGAAGGCTTAA
- a CDS encoding prenyltransferase/squalene oxidase repeat-containing protein: MIDPARVRACYEIARQDLLNERDASGHWIGELSTSALSTATAVSALQLALRNGSQSSDADVSLIRGGVRYLLDHQNSDGGWGDTDLSYSNIATTMLAVAALTLTGDAEQNPSVLSAANAYIEKKGGIPGLRKRYGKDKTFAVPILTNYALAGLVDWKEVAPLPFEAAVLPQSFYKFIQLPVVSYAIPALVAIGQAKYFHDKPWNPLMRMIRGSTFNSAAKVLTKMQPESGGYLEAIPLTSFVVMSLAATDRANSQVAQNGLRFIRESVREDGSWPIDTNLATWVTTLSINALSVLGDDKSHLTPECLEWLLDCQTKEVHPFTGAAPGAWGWTDLSGSVPDADDTPGALLALRNFYDQADLDQETHQRIEAAASAGCQWLLDLQNGDKGWPTFCRGWGTQPFDRSGSDLTAHVMRGLFVWSWTWAHERQNPLGGGMTYLSKHRVDDHWLPLWFGNQDREEEDNPIYGTSKVLAYFRDTYNPDAPLPEKIAAARDNALNWLAQQQNEDGGFGGGQAVKDATNGRYESSIEETSLAIEGLLCDNKGIENYPGLEKALDWLCHRVEENSHVECSPIGFYFSKLWYYEKLYPRIMTVSALAHACRALNTSSPDEALSGSGTRESS; this comes from the coding sequence ATGATCGATCCCGCCCGAGTCCGTGCTTGCTACGAAATTGCCCGCCAAGATCTCCTGAACGAGCGAGATGCTTCCGGCCATTGGATCGGCGAACTTTCGACGTCTGCCCTCTCTACAGCCACGGCTGTCAGTGCGTTGCAACTCGCTTTGCGAAATGGCTCACAATCGAGCGACGCTGATGTGTCACTCATTCGCGGGGGTGTGCGGTACCTTCTCGACCACCAAAACAGCGACGGCGGTTGGGGCGATACCGACTTAAGTTACTCCAACATTGCGACCACGATGTTGGCCGTTGCGGCCCTTACGTTGACCGGCGATGCCGAGCAAAACCCAAGTGTCCTGTCGGCCGCCAACGCCTATATCGAAAAGAAAGGTGGCATTCCTGGACTGCGAAAACGATACGGCAAAGACAAAACTTTTGCAGTTCCTATTTTAACGAACTATGCCCTTGCTGGCTTGGTCGATTGGAAAGAGGTCGCCCCGCTTCCGTTCGAGGCCGCCGTCCTGCCGCAGTCTTTTTACAAGTTCATTCAGTTGCCGGTCGTTAGCTATGCGATTCCGGCCCTCGTTGCCATCGGTCAGGCCAAGTACTTTCATGACAAGCCTTGGAATCCGTTGATGCGGATGATCCGGGGCAGCACGTTTAACTCAGCTGCGAAAGTTCTGACCAAGATGCAGCCGGAAAGTGGCGGCTACCTGGAAGCAATTCCGCTGACCAGCTTCGTGGTGATGAGCCTCGCCGCGACCGACAGAGCCAACAGCCAGGTGGCCCAGAACGGATTGCGATTCATCCGAGAAAGTGTTCGCGAAGATGGAAGTTGGCCAATCGATACCAATCTGGCAACTTGGGTCACAACACTTTCCATCAACGCTCTTTCGGTACTCGGCGACGACAAGTCACACCTCACGCCGGAATGCCTCGAGTGGCTTTTGGACTGTCAAACCAAGGAAGTTCACCCGTTTACCGGAGCAGCACCCGGGGCTTGGGGCTGGACCGACTTGAGCGGCAGCGTTCCTGATGCCGACGATACGCCGGGTGCACTTTTGGCGTTGCGGAACTTTTACGATCAGGCCGATCTCGATCAGGAAACGCATCAGCGAATTGAAGCAGCTGCGTCGGCCGGATGCCAATGGTTGCTCGATCTTCAAAACGGCGACAAAGGGTGGCCCACGTTTTGTCGTGGCTGGGGGACTCAACCGTTCGACCGAAGTGGAAGCGATCTGACCGCCCATGTCATGCGCGGACTTTTTGTCTGGTCGTGGACTTGGGCCCACGAGCGCCAAAATCCACTGGGCGGCGGCATGACTTACCTTTCCAAGCATCGTGTCGACGACCACTGGCTTCCGCTGTGGTTCGGCAATCAAGATCGCGAGGAAGAAGACAACCCCATTTACGGCACCTCCAAAGTGCTCGCCTACTTCCGAGATACCTACAATCCAGATGCCCCGCTGCCGGAAAAGATTGCAGCGGCTCGCGATAACGCTCTCAATTGGCTGGCCCAGCAACAAAACGAAGATGGCGGATTTGGGGGCGGTCAGGCGGTAAAAGATGCCACCAATGGCCGCTACGAGAGTAGTATCGAGGAGACTTCGCTCGCCATTGAGGGGCTTCTTTGCGATAATAAGGGAATCGAAAACTACCCAGGACTCGAGAAAGCCCTCGATTGGTTATGCCATCGCGTCGAGGAAAATTCTCATGTCGAATGTTCGCCAATCGGTTTTTACTTCTCTAAGCTGTGGTATTATGAAAAGCTCTACCCGCGGATTATGACGGTCAGCGCCCTGGCCCATGCTTGTCGAGCATTAAATACTTCATCGCCCGATGAAGCACTCAGCGGAAGTGGAACCAGAGAATCGAGTTAA
- a CDS encoding polyprenyl synthetase family protein: MPSPSQPESNGGAKKRVSRRRKTAHLKQVPDRLALREEIRDRCYQICENLDKSRPLSKDEMEKLTRALLEEMNLPESYVGWVMVMMTSAFWRDQVSAIPPERRLFLLPHCLKHAEGCPADYDQFGLDCKTCGACSIADYRSQAEELGYRVLVAEGSPIVMKILVSGYVDAVVGVACLNVLEKAFDKILLAGIPCMAVPLHSSDCRNTSVDEQWVFDMIHLPHREPQQKTATYVHLMRAAQDMFERNELTRLVAPQRQTAETLDAEAIDLPNLDPVAATERLAIDFIGRGGKYSRPFTTLAVYDSLTGAQGMSPEGAEHVAQYSDAVKRAALAIETFHKASLVHDDIEDDDEFRYGEPTVHRQFGISTGINLGDYMIGLGYRLVSREVKTLGPEVVSKIVDQLAEAHMRLSEGQGAELMWRDSASKQLTPIDALKIYALKTSPAFEAALHCGIALAKTENDYRDEMRKFARHVGVAFQILNDLKDWLGDSDNKLSAGNDIIGGRPTVLWALALQNLKDERRNELIQIANDPDLTAAAKIQRVRSLYLEGGVFDAAQQLVEKYRAKAEEIADEIEPEPFRRLLYYLVDSILETTEDHKPTIVIPTTSLEFPLAAPTS, encoded by the coding sequence ATGCCTTCCCCCTCTCAGCCTGAATCTAACGGTGGTGCCAAGAAGCGGGTTTCCCGCCGCCGCAAAACGGCCCACTTAAAGCAAGTCCCCGATCGCTTGGCACTGCGCGAAGAGATCCGTGATCGTTGCTATCAGATCTGCGAGAACCTCGATAAGTCGCGTCCCCTCTCCAAGGACGAAATGGAGAAGCTGACGCGGGCACTTCTGGAAGAGATGAACCTGCCCGAGTCGTATGTCGGCTGGGTAATGGTAATGATGACGTCCGCGTTTTGGCGAGATCAGGTCTCCGCCATTCCGCCAGAGCGACGACTGTTCCTGCTTCCTCATTGCCTGAAACATGCCGAAGGCTGTCCGGCCGATTACGATCAATTCGGGCTCGATTGCAAAACGTGCGGCGCTTGCAGCATCGCCGATTATCGCTCGCAAGCGGAAGAGCTTGGCTACCGTGTGTTGGTTGCCGAAGGCTCACCGATTGTGATGAAGATTCTTGTCAGCGGGTACGTCGATGCGGTTGTCGGTGTCGCCTGTTTGAATGTGCTGGAAAAGGCCTTCGACAAAATCTTACTCGCCGGTATTCCTTGCATGGCGGTACCACTGCACTCCAGCGACTGCCGCAACACGTCAGTCGACGAGCAGTGGGTCTTTGACATGATCCATCTGCCACACCGCGAGCCACAGCAGAAGACGGCCACGTACGTTCACTTGATGCGAGCAGCCCAGGACATGTTCGAGCGAAACGAACTGACTCGGCTTGTCGCACCGCAGCGCCAAACCGCGGAAACCCTCGACGCCGAAGCGATCGACCTGCCCAATCTCGATCCTGTCGCGGCGACCGAACGCCTGGCGATCGACTTCATTGGGCGTGGTGGTAAATACTCGCGTCCTTTCACCACGCTTGCCGTATACGATTCGCTAACAGGCGCCCAAGGCATGTCGCCCGAAGGTGCTGAGCATGTCGCTCAGTATTCGGATGCAGTGAAACGTGCAGCGCTCGCGATTGAAACCTTCCATAAAGCATCGCTCGTTCATGACGATATCGAAGATGACGACGAGTTCCGCTACGGCGAACCAACGGTACATCGTCAATTCGGTATCTCGACAGGCATCAATCTCGGCGACTACATGATCGGGCTCGGCTATCGCCTGGTCAGCCGCGAAGTCAAAACGCTTGGCCCGGAAGTCGTATCGAAGATTGTCGATCAACTTGCCGAAGCTCACATGCGACTCTCGGAAGGCCAAGGGGCCGAGCTGATGTGGCGTGATTCGGCCAGCAAGCAGTTGACTCCGATCGACGCGTTGAAAATATATGCGTTGAAAACTTCGCCGGCGTTCGAGGCTGCTTTGCACTGTGGTATCGCGTTGGCGAAAACCGAAAACGATTATCGCGACGAGATGCGTAAGTTTGCCCGACACGTCGGTGTCGCCTTCCAGATCTTGAACGACTTGAAGGACTGGCTCGGCGATTCAGACAACAAACTTTCCGCTGGCAACGATATCATCGGCGGCCGCCCAACGGTCCTGTGGGCACTGGCTCTACAGAACTTGAAGGACGAACGCAGAAACGAACTCATTCAAATTGCGAACGATCCAGATCTGACCGCTGCGGCGAAGATCCAACGTGTTCGCAGCCTTTACCTCGAAGGAGGCGTTTTCGACGCCGCCCAGCAGCTCGTGGAAAAATATCGGGCCAAAGCGGAAGAAATCGCCGACGAAATCGAACCTGAACCGTTTCGACGATTGTTGTATTATCTAGTCGATTCGATTTTGGAAACGACCGAGGATCACAAACCAACCATTGTCATCCCGACCACCTCACTCGAATTCCCCTTGGCCGCGCCTACCTCCTAA
- a CDS encoding FAD-dependent oxidoreductase, whose product MANSLSRRQLLAASVSGALIPAAVLEAGASDSSPGEMTEPQRKVPIADTTDVLVCGGGPSGIAAAISAARSGASVRILEAHGCLGGVWTSGMLSYVMDAQKPGLNAELPRRLAAMDAHRASGSKNYVYDVEAMKILLEQMCDEDKIKVQYHTRVVSVEKDNANRIKGVVTESKSGRQAWRAHTVIDTTGDGDVGALAGCQWEFGRDQDCPCQPMSLMGIITASPEALQQFDRLKGGHTKDEFRELMKSAGHDPSYAKPTLWYMGGSVAAVMMNHEYGVRPFDAAAVTEATIRARRELYDICQTLKGVGGAWSDCRLVATPEQIGVRDGRRIKGRYFVTVDDVREGARHEDAICRSEFSVDIHAATREENKKAAYSGQGVKAKPFDIPLRALIAADVDGLMMAGRCISGDFFAHASYRVTGNAVAMGEAAGVASALAAKESCLPQDVAWKKVSTQLASLRKPVA is encoded by the coding sequence ATGGCGAATTCCCTTTCCCGTCGACAGCTTTTGGCCGCCTCTGTTTCCGGAGCCTTAATTCCGGCCGCGGTCTTGGAAGCTGGTGCTTCCGATTCGTCCCCTGGCGAAATGACAGAACCGCAGCGTAAAGTGCCCATTGCTGATACCACCGACGTGCTAGTTTGCGGCGGGGGACCATCCGGCATTGCCGCCGCTATCAGTGCTGCACGTAGCGGCGCTTCGGTTCGCATTTTGGAAGCCCATGGCTGTCTCGGCGGTGTGTGGACTAGCGGAATGCTTTCGTACGTGATGGATGCCCAGAAGCCTGGCTTGAATGCCGAACTTCCTCGCCGATTGGCTGCCATGGATGCACATCGTGCCAGCGGCTCGAAGAATTACGTGTACGACGTCGAAGCGATGAAGATCTTGCTTGAGCAGATGTGCGACGAAGACAAGATTAAAGTCCAGTACCACACACGCGTAGTCAGTGTCGAAAAGGACAACGCCAATCGGATCAAGGGCGTCGTCACCGAGTCCAAGTCAGGCCGTCAGGCATGGCGTGCTCATACGGTGATCGACACCACCGGCGACGGCGATGTCGGCGCTTTGGCTGGTTGCCAATGGGAATTCGGCCGCGATCAAGATTGCCCTTGCCAGCCGATGTCGTTGATGGGAATCATCACCGCAAGCCCCGAAGCGCTGCAGCAGTTCGATCGCTTGAAAGGTGGGCACACCAAGGACGAATTTCGCGAGCTGATGAAATCGGCAGGGCACGATCCTTCTTACGCCAAGCCAACGCTGTGGTACATGGGCGGCAGCGTGGCTGCGGTTATGATGAATCACGAATATGGTGTACGTCCGTTCGATGCCGCCGCGGTCACGGAAGCCACCATTCGAGCGCGTCGCGAATTGTACGATATTTGCCAGACGCTTAAGGGAGTCGGAGGGGCTTGGAGTGATTGCCGGTTGGTCGCTACGCCTGAGCAGATTGGCGTGCGGGATGGTCGTCGGATTAAGGGACGCTACTTCGTCACCGTCGATGACGTTCGCGAAGGAGCACGCCACGAAGACGCCATTTGTCGCAGCGAGTTCAGTGTCGACATCCATGCCGCAACGCGTGAAGAAAACAAAAAAGCGGCCTACAGTGGGCAAGGGGTCAAAGCCAAACCGTTCGACATCCCGCTACGTGCGCTAATCGCTGCCGATGTGGATGGCTTGATGATGGCAGGTCGCTGCATCAGTGGCGACTTCTTCGCACATGCCAGCTATCGGGTGACAGGAAATGCCGTTGCCATGGGAGAAGCGGCTGGCGTTGCATCGGCACTGGCCGCGAAAGAGAGTTGCTTGCCGCAGGACGTTGCGTGGAAGAAAGTCTCAACGCAACTCGCGTCGCTCCGCAAGCCGGTGGCTTAA
- a CDS encoding DUF3311 domain-containing protein: MRYVVWLLVVALIILHQDLWYWNDRTLVWGFMPITLLWQGGISVGAAIVWFLATIFAWPTDLIEEAQHEAEGGE, translated from the coding sequence ATGAGATACGTGGTTTGGCTACTGGTCGTAGCCCTTATCATCCTCCATCAAGACCTCTGGTATTGGAACGATCGCACCTTGGTTTGGGGCTTCATGCCGATCACCCTGCTCTGGCAAGGCGGCATCTCAGTGGGGGCTGCCATCGTTTGGTTTCTGGCAACCATCTTTGCCTGGCCAACCGACTTGATCGAAGAAGCTCAGCATGAAGCGGAAGGGGGCGAATAA
- a CDS encoding sodium:solute symporter — protein sequence MVPLIVICVYLALLLTLGIFASTLFRGSSKDYMLASHSIGPFLLLMSLFGTTMTAFALVGSTGEAYAEGVGVYGLLASSSGIIHSLCFFVLGIKLWSFGKKYGYTTQIQFFRDRLQSDKIGILLFPILVGLVVPYLLIGVMASGTVVNAVSEGAFSSMFAEYDYGVPNWLGSLVISIVVLIYVFFGGMRGTAWANAFQTMVFMVLGIITFWVISDNLGGAQAASEAVEERNPSKLMRSVAKSDEEKYEKAFATWQSLAEYNFANQKADGNLLTEEQKAQALADYKGPKIGNWKARAEANVAVANNLIDLSVAEKNDAFIQQDDRVMPEEKPEWWNTQVMTGHQLNAYHRNEDAVLQAYSDPIYNKNMGHPDEFINPENEDLGRKWTRKRTAGVYRATKWSPEEPRAMSMLVFVTYMFIPLSVGMFPHLFQHWLTAKNAQSFKLPVVAHPLFIAIVWIPCVLVGVWATSAVTDAGRPLIPPHFNPNAVLPFMVANMSGPFLSGLLTAGVLAAIMSSLDSQFLCIGTMFTEDIVVHYGGKKRFTDKQVLIIARCFIIAIVAITYGLSLFEPRRVFTLGVWTFSGFSSLFPLVFAALYWKRLTKAGAYACVITAISLWCLFFYMSDLALNPHFTVFGMMPVATMVPAAAIAMIVVSLMTQPPDEEHLKRFFPKKS from the coding sequence ATGGTACCGTTAATTGTTATCTGCGTTTATCTGGCACTCCTGCTGACGCTGGGGATCTTCGCGAGCACGCTCTTTCGTGGGTCCAGTAAAGACTATATGTTGGCCAGCCATTCGATTGGCCCTTTCCTTTTGCTGATGAGCCTGTTCGGCACGACGATGACCGCATTCGCTCTCGTCGGTTCGACCGGCGAAGCCTATGCCGAAGGGGTTGGTGTTTATGGTTTGCTGGCTTCTTCCAGCGGGATCATCCACTCGCTCTGCTTCTTCGTGCTGGGCATCAAGTTGTGGTCGTTTGGCAAGAAGTATGGCTACACCACCCAAATTCAGTTCTTCCGCGATCGCCTGCAAAGCGACAAGATCGGCATCCTGCTGTTCCCGATTTTGGTCGGCCTGGTCGTTCCTTACTTGCTGATCGGCGTGATGGCTTCCGGCACGGTGGTGAACGCCGTGAGCGAAGGGGCGTTTTCCAGCATGTTCGCCGAATACGACTACGGCGTACCGAACTGGCTCGGCAGCCTGGTCATTTCGATCGTCGTGCTGATCTACGTTTTCTTCGGCGGCATGCGTGGTACCGCTTGGGCCAACGCCTTCCAGACGATGGTCTTCATGGTGCTCGGCATCATCACGTTCTGGGTGATCTCCGATAATCTCGGTGGCGCTCAAGCCGCTTCGGAAGCGGTCGAGGAACGGAACCCATCCAAGTTGATGCGTTCGGTCGCGAAGTCCGACGAAGAAAAGTACGAGAAAGCGTTCGCCACCTGGCAGTCGCTTGCCGAGTACAACTTCGCCAATCAAAAAGCAGACGGCAACCTACTGACTGAAGAGCAAAAAGCTCAAGCGCTTGCCGACTACAAAGGCCCTAAAATTGGCAACTGGAAGGCTCGCGCCGAAGCAAACGTTGCCGTGGCCAACAACTTGATCGATCTTTCCGTCGCCGAAAAGAACGACGCGTTCATCCAACAAGACGACCGCGTGATGCCGGAGGAAAAACCGGAGTGGTGGAACACGCAAGTCATGACCGGCCATCAGTTGAACGCATACCATCGCAACGAGGATGCCGTACTTCAGGCCTACTCCGACCCGATCTATAACAAAAACATGGGACACCCAGACGAGTTCATTAACCCCGAGAACGAAGACCTCGGCCGGAAATGGACTCGTAAACGCACCGCTGGGGTTTACCGCGCCACGAAATGGTCGCCGGAAGAACCTCGGGCGATGTCGATGCTGGTCTTCGTTACTTACATGTTCATTCCGCTTTCGGTCGGCATGTTCCCGCACTTGTTCCAACACTGGCTCACCGCGAAGAACGCCCAAAGCTTCAAGCTTCCCGTGGTGGCTCACCCGCTGTTTATCGCGATCGTTTGGATTCCTTGTGTGCTGGTCGGCGTCTGGGCCACTTCCGCGGTTACCGACGCAGGACGCCCACTCATTCCGCCGCACTTCAATCCGAACGCGGTGCTGCCGTTTATGGTGGCCAACATGAGTGGTCCTTTCCTCAGCGGTCTACTCACCGCCGGCGTGCTCGCGGCGATCATGTCGTCACTCGATAGCCAGTTCCTCTGTATCGGAACGATGTTCACCGAGGACATTGTCGTCCACTACGGCGGTAAAAAACGGTTCACCGACAAACAGGTGCTCATCATCGCTCGCTGCTTCATCATCGCGATCGTGGCGATCACCTATGGGCTCAGCCTGTTTGAACCGCGGCGGGTGTTCACGCTTGGCGTTTGGACGTTCAGCGGATTCTCCAGCTTGTTCCCGCTGGTGTTTGCGGCACTTTATTGGAAGCGGCTTACCAAAGCCGGTGCCTATGCCTGCGTGATCACCGCGATCAGCCTTTGGTGCTTGTTCTTCTACATGAGTGACTTGGCGCTGAACCCACACTTCACGGTGTTCGGAATGATGCCGGTCGCGACGATGGTCCCAGCCGCAGCGATCGCCATGATCGTGGTTTCGCTGATGACGCAGCCGCCGGACGAGGAACACCTCAAGCGGTTCTTCCCGAAAAAGTCGTAA
- a CDS encoding GNAT family N-acetyltransferase yields MSSSSPQLVIQRFAIDQHRFLLRQLTADDAAIYLKFFNQLDPPTIRCRYGHMVSQLTIDTAQQIASLDPTWEPALAIFSADESKIVALGRFHTDEARQSAEISIVVDTTMRRLGLGRVLLESLIDQARHRGIIRLHAYVVTKNAPVQKLLRTFGFLTNEHEPAFYSEDDDIKFTLQLNS; encoded by the coding sequence ATGTCTTCATCTTCCCCCCAGCTTGTCATTCAACGATTTGCCATCGACCAGCATCGGTTTCTTCTGCGGCAGCTGACCGCGGACGACGCGGCGATCTATCTGAAGTTTTTCAATCAGCTCGATCCTCCCACGATTCGCTGCCGGTACGGGCACATGGTATCGCAACTCACCATCGACACGGCTCAGCAGATTGCGTCACTAGATCCAACGTGGGAGCCTGCGCTGGCGATCTTCTCGGCTGATGAATCGAAGATCGTTGCCCTCGGCCGCTTTCATACGGACGAAGCACGGCAGTCAGCCGAAATATCGATTGTGGTCGACACCACCATGCGACGGCTCGGCCTCGGCCGCGTGCTTCTGGAAAGCTTGATCGATCAGGCCCGGCATCGCGGCATCATTCGACTGCACGCGTACGTCGTCACCAAGAACGCTCCGGTACAAAAGCTCCTCCGCACGTTCGGCTTCCTGACCAACGAGCATGAGCCTGCGTTCTACTCGGAAGACGATGACATTAAGTTTACGCTTCAGCTGAACTCGTAA
- the proB gene encoding glutamate 5-kinase translates to MTDLLRQEIATSAHTIVVKVGTRVLTTDQGVLSEEQITQLGRQLSQLAASGRRVVLVSSGAVGAGMSQLGLTERPTDLAKLQAVAAVGQAKLIELYDLALRDHGRHAAQVLLTAEDLDDRTRYLNIRNTLLSVLDFGAIPIINENDTVAVEELMLTFGDNDRLAARVTNLLRAPLLILLSDVQGLYNGSPELAESKLLSVVPKLDEEVMGFARDKKTGHSKGGMASKLEAARMVTSTGENMIIASGRLPNVLPRLLDGEDLGTLFLAQGKAVTPRKRWIGYSVQPRGELIVDDGAVKALGEKGRSLLPIGVTEVRGTFDKGDVVRVCNTQQQEIARGLTNYTSEEVAKILGKQTDQIESILGHHPYDEIIHRDNLTVSRV, encoded by the coding sequence ATGACCGACTTGCTGCGGCAGGAAATTGCGACTTCGGCTCACACGATTGTGGTAAAAGTGGGCACGCGCGTGCTGACGACCGACCAGGGTGTGCTCAGCGAAGAGCAGATCACTCAGTTAGGGCGGCAACTTTCGCAGCTGGCCGCGTCTGGTCGTCGCGTTGTGTTGGTTTCCAGCGGAGCGGTCGGGGCCGGGATGAGCCAGTTGGGTTTGACCGAGCGGCCCACCGACTTGGCCAAGCTGCAAGCGGTTGCCGCCGTGGGTCAGGCCAAGCTGATCGAGCTGTACGATCTGGCCCTGCGCGATCATGGCCGGCATGCTGCCCAGGTGCTGCTCACCGCGGAAGATCTCGACGACCGAACGCGATACCTCAACATTCGAAACACGTTGTTAAGCGTGCTCGATTTCGGCGCCATTCCGATCATCAACGAGAACGATACCGTGGCGGTCGAAGAATTGATGCTGACGTTTGGCGATAACGATCGCCTCGCGGCCAGGGTCACTAATCTGCTTCGTGCTCCGCTGCTGATTCTGCTTTCGGACGTTCAGGGGCTATACAACGGTTCGCCGGAACTCGCCGAGTCGAAATTGCTTTCGGTAGTGCCGAAGCTCGACGAAGAGGTGATGGGTTTTGCCCGCGACAAAAAGACTGGCCATTCCAAAGGAGGCATGGCCAGCAAGCTGGAAGCGGCTCGCATGGTCACATCGACCGGCGAGAACATGATCATCGCTTCTGGCCGCCTGCCGAATGTTTTGCCACGACTGCTCGACGGCGAAGATCTCGGCACGCTGTTTCTAGCCCAGGGGAAAGCGGTCACGCCTCGCAAGCGTTGGATTGGCTATTCAGTACAGCCACGCGGCGAACTGATCGTCGACGATGGAGCGGTCAAAGCGCTCGGTGAGAAAGGTCGCAGCCTTCTTCCGATCGGTGTGACCGAAGTGCGCGGGACGTTCGATAAAGGGGACGTCGTCCGTGTCTGCAATACCCAGCAGCAAGAGATCGCCCGCGGCCTGACGAATTATACGTCGGAAGAAGTCGCCAAAATCCTCGGCAAACAAACCGACCAAATCGAAAGCATCCTCGGCCACCATCCGTACGACGAAATCATCCACCGCGACAACCTGACGGTGAGCCGGGTTTAA
- a CDS encoding transposase, whose product MRRKHVPAEQLYIHFVTFSCYKRRQVLRFDQANRVVLSCLNRSLQFFRGDCLGFVLMPDHVHLLVWFPEKNQLADFLHDWKQQSSHFIKRQVNKHKWSFFKQVPPDDPIWQKRYYSFEIYDPDKVEEKLAYMHQNPVRAGLSDFPCDWKWSSARWYENGRSVGVPIRMPDF is encoded by the coding sequence ATGCGTCGTAAACACGTCCCCGCAGAACAGCTGTATATCCATTTTGTGACATTCAGCTGCTATAAACGGCGACAGGTTCTCAGATTTGATCAAGCAAATCGCGTTGTACTTTCTTGCTTGAATCGTTCGCTTCAGTTTTTCCGGGGCGATTGCCTTGGCTTTGTCCTGATGCCTGACCATGTCCATTTGCTTGTCTGGTTTCCAGAAAAAAACCAACTTGCCGATTTTCTGCATGACTGGAAACAGCAATCGAGTCACTTTATCAAGCGACAAGTGAACAAGCACAAATGGTCCTTCTTTAAGCAGGTCCCGCCAGACGATCCAATCTGGCAGAAACGATATTACAGCTTCGAGATTTACGATCCCGACAAGGTAGAAGAGAAGCTCGCCTACATGCATCAGAATCCAGTCCGCGCAGGGCTCTCTGACTTTCCTTGCGACTGGAAATGGAGTTCGGCACGCTGGTACGAAAATGGCCGCTCGGTTGGAGTCCCCATCCGAATGCCAGATTTCTGA